In a single window of the Methanolobus psychrophilus R15 genome:
- a CDS encoding drug-efflux transporter, producing MTLGSMNSTAGQKALFPLYTVTFIGTLGFGIILTFLVFLVTDYGGNALVYGLLASTYPVFQLIGAPVLGQWSDIYGRKKVLLLSQLGTVTAWIIFLIALFIPVTPLIQIESNLLGSFVITLPLAVIFFARALDGLTGGNVSVANAYLADLTSEEDRNKNYGQMSMASNLGYVIGPALAGILGTTVYGETLPVLAALVISVLGALIIIVYLPNPPVCIIEEYPASKSIAKVLGQEHKECYTPEAGKKIALKEVFRLENVPFMILVYFLIFLGFNIYYTAFPIFAAVALEWSPAELGIYFSVISALMAFVQGPVLARLATRYTEPILIVTGGFILGIQFLLIIPGNMYLIYLAALFFAFGNGVMWPCILSILSKFAGKVYQGSVQGFAMSAGSLASILGLLAGGLLYTQLRTTAFLIAALIIFSVVILSFRLIGMDMKGDKEE from the coding sequence ATGACATTGGGTTCCATGAACTCCACGGCCGGTCAAAAAGCACTATTTCCCCTGTATACAGTTACGTTCATCGGGACCCTGGGTTTTGGCATTATACTCACATTCCTTGTTTTTCTCGTGACAGACTATGGAGGTAATGCGCTTGTATATGGCCTGCTTGCCTCTACATATCCCGTATTCCAGCTTATCGGGGCCCCGGTGCTTGGCCAGTGGTCTGACATCTACGGAAGGAAGAAGGTTTTGCTTCTTAGCCAGTTAGGAACGGTGACTGCATGGATCATATTCCTTATAGCACTCTTTATCCCGGTCACTCCTTTGATACAGATCGAATCCAATCTCCTTGGTTCGTTCGTAATAACCCTTCCTTTAGCTGTTATCTTCTTTGCACGGGCACTCGACGGTCTTACAGGAGGTAATGTATCTGTTGCCAATGCTTATCTGGCAGACCTGACATCCGAGGAAGACAGGAACAAGAACTACGGGCAGATGTCAATGGCATCCAATCTTGGATATGTCATCGGTCCTGCACTTGCAGGCATTCTGGGAACAACGGTCTACGGAGAAACCCTCCCGGTCTTAGCAGCTTTGGTGATATCCGTTTTAGGAGCCCTGATCATTATAGTATACCTCCCGAATCCTCCTGTTTGTATCATTGAAGAGTACCCTGCTTCCAAGAGCATTGCAAAAGTACTTGGCCAGGAACACAAAGAATGTTACACGCCTGAAGCAGGAAAAAAGATCGCCCTTAAGGAAGTGTTCAGGCTCGAGAATGTTCCTTTCATGATACTGGTTTACTTTTTGATTTTCCTGGGATTCAACATATACTATACTGCATTCCCCATCTTTGCTGCTGTTGCTCTGGAATGGAGCCCGGCAGAGCTTGGAATATACTTTTCAGTAATAAGCGCCCTTATGGCTTTTGTCCAGGGGCCCGTACTGGCCAGACTTGCAACTAGGTACACAGAACCAATACTGATCGTTACCGGAGGCTTTATCCTTGGCATACAGTTCCTTCTGATAATACCCGGTAACATGTATCTGATATATCTTGCAGCACTTTTCTTTGCATTCGGTAACGGAGTGATGTGGCCCTGCATCCTCTCTATCCTCTCCAAGTTCGCAGGTAAGGTCTACCAGGGTTCAGTACAGGGTTTTGCCATGAGCGCCGGCAGCCTCGCAAGCATATTGGGACTTCTTGCAGGCGGATTGCTGTACACGCAATTAAGGACAACTGCATTCCTCATAGCTGCCCTGATAATCTTTTCTGTTGTTATTTTGTCTTTCAGGCTGATTGGAATGGATATGAAAGGAGATAAAGAAGAATAG
- a CDS encoding PAS/PAC sensor signal transduction histidine kinase, which translates to MKNNLLFTSITLCIILFFCLLAVTHDPFIDFLFINDTILSELLAYFPGRELYLHSFLVIVFLLSGITLSQLTVQCQNAERKVSRKDRELLILHSAASVSASSHDVHDFLENVLNELLSYLNANYGFIHLIKQDSDKASMFADAEMPVRLKKGLASIPLDHPLIVDIMEISTLSRKTEKPHVLEVKPDIFPELDLDNVIAIPMVARNAVTGFFMFSLKKQLKLNEDDTYVLESVGKLAGITVENIQLLEKTTKAYEELKSLEKMKDEFVSNVTHELKTPLISIKGYSEIMYEGMLGDMNEKQKHGLKVIVSNSERLNRLIESLLHMNAFQFKKQHVFSPLSLADVMGNAVKSLSFKVEEKGMILNTDYYKRLHFIYGNAELLKQLFVYLIDNAVKFSPYRSHISIRAYEESGIMHVEVSDNGIGIPENQIPRIFERFYQVDGSMTRNYGGNGLGLYLAKNIVDVHKGNIWVESREGVGTKVHVSLPLYEEDEHIVLI; encoded by the coding sequence ATGAAAAACAACCTATTATTTACAAGTATTACATTGTGCATAATCTTATTTTTCTGCCTATTGGCTGTGACCCATGATCCTTTTATAGACTTCCTTTTCATAAATGATACCATTCTCTCTGAGTTGCTTGCGTATTTTCCAGGCAGGGAACTTTATCTTCACTCTTTTTTAGTCATTGTATTCCTGCTTTCAGGCATCACTCTCTCCCAGTTGACGGTACAATGCCAGAATGCTGAGAGAAAAGTGAGCAGAAAAGACCGGGAACTGCTTATTCTCCATTCTGCAGCATCTGTATCCGCCAGCTCCCATGATGTCCACGATTTTTTAGAGAATGTTCTGAACGAACTTCTTTCGTATCTTAATGCGAACTACGGTTTCATCCATCTGATAAAACAGGACTCTGACAAAGCCTCAATGTTTGCAGATGCTGAAATGCCTGTCCGGTTGAAAAAAGGTCTTGCAAGTATCCCTCTAGATCATCCTCTGATAGTGGATATCATGGAAATAAGCACTTTGTCCAGGAAGACCGAAAAACCGCATGTTCTTGAAGTGAAACCTGATATCTTCCCGGAGCTGGACTTGGATAATGTTATTGCTATCCCTATGGTAGCAAGGAATGCAGTGACCGGCTTTTTTATGTTTTCCCTGAAGAAGCAGTTGAAGCTTAATGAGGATGATACATATGTGCTTGAAAGCGTTGGTAAGCTTGCCGGAATAACGGTCGAGAACATACAGCTCCTGGAAAAGACCACCAAGGCCTATGAGGAGCTGAAGTCGCTTGAAAAGATGAAAGACGAATTCGTATCCAATGTGACCCACGAGCTAAAGACCCCCCTGATCTCCATAAAAGGGTACAGTGAGATAATGTATGAGGGCATGCTGGGCGATATGAACGAAAAGCAGAAACATGGGCTGAAGGTGATAGTCTCCAACTCTGAGCGCCTGAATCGACTGATAGAGTCGCTCTTACACATGAATGCCTTCCAGTTTAAAAAGCAACATGTCTTCTCTCCCTTAAGCCTGGCAGATGTCATGGGAAATGCTGTCAAGAGCCTGTCATTTAAAGTAGAAGAAAAAGGAATGATCCTTAACACTGATTACTATAAACGTCTTCATTTCATATATGGTAATGCCGAACTGCTGAAACAGCTCTTCGTCTACCTTATAGATAATGCGGTCAAATTCTCACCCTATAGGAGCCACATAAGTATTCGTGCCTACGAGGAAAGTGGAATCATGCATGTAGAGGTATCAGATAACGGGATAGGGATACCTGAGAATCAGATACCTCGGATATTCGAGAGATTCTACCAGGTAGATGGTTCAATGACCCGCAACTACGGGGGCAATGGTCTGGGACTCTACCTTGCTAAGAACATTGTAGACGTGCATAAAGGAAACATATGGGTGGAGAGCAGAGAAGGAGTTGGCACGAAAGTTCATGTGTCGCTCCCTCTCTACGAAGAGGACGAACATATAGTTCTTATATAA
- a CDS encoding D-3-phosphoglycerate dehydrogenase, which yields MRILVSDPLSEQGLAILGQQFTVDVLTKLSEEELIEKIPDYDALVIRSGTQVTRKVIEAADKMKIIGRAGVGVDNVDVEAATEKGIIVTNAPEGNMLSAAEHTIAMMMGLARNIPQANASLKSKKWERNKFMGVEVNGKILGVIGLGRIGAEVAKRAQGLNMDILAYDPFISEEKANELGVRLMSVHEIVKEADFITVHTPLTKETRNIIDTREFEMMKSNVRIINCARGGIINEEALAQALKLGRIAGAAVDVFVNEPPFDSPMLECDNLIATPHLGASTEEAQVNVAVSVAEEIVAVLNGGVSKNAINIPSVKPEVMSVLAPYIQLAETMSKACAQLLGKNYEKIEISYQGDIAGKDTRPITVAAVKGMLQVALGSAVNYVNANSLAKSRKVEVIESKSQTSDEYASIVKIRITKGNESQSITGTVIGNAAKIIGINGENVDLAPAGYIIVATHINKPNVIGPCCIVLGKNNINISGMQVGRVPIGEVTIMALNVDSEVPEPILKEMRAVEGIIDAKLIKL from the coding sequence ATGAGAATATTAGTCAGCGACCCATTATCTGAACAGGGATTGGCAATACTCGGTCAGCAATTCACAGTGGACGTATTAACCAAACTTTCCGAAGAAGAACTCATAGAGAAGATACCTGATTACGATGCCCTTGTCATCCGTAGCGGGACTCAGGTCACAAGGAAAGTGATAGAAGCGGCCGATAAAATGAAGATAATAGGCAGAGCCGGCGTGGGCGTGGATAATGTTGATGTTGAGGCTGCCACTGAGAAAGGGATCATTGTCACTAATGCGCCTGAAGGCAATATGCTGTCCGCTGCCGAACACACTATTGCAATGATGATGGGACTTGCAAGGAATATACCACAGGCCAATGCCTCCCTTAAATCCAAAAAATGGGAGCGCAACAAATTCATGGGTGTCGAGGTCAACGGCAAGATCCTGGGAGTCATCGGCCTTGGACGCATCGGAGCTGAAGTTGCGAAGAGAGCGCAGGGACTTAATATGGATATTCTTGCATATGACCCGTTCATTTCAGAGGAGAAGGCAAATGAACTGGGAGTCAGGCTCATGTCAGTGCATGAGATAGTAAAGGAAGCAGACTTTATCACCGTGCACACCCCGCTCACAAAAGAGACAAGGAACATCATCGACACGAGAGAATTCGAGATGATGAAGAGCAATGTAAGGATCATCAACTGCGCCCGCGGAGGTATTATCAATGAGGAAGCACTTGCACAAGCCCTTAAGTTGGGCAGGATAGCTGGTGCCGCAGTGGATGTGTTCGTGAACGAGCCGCCTTTTGACAGCCCTATGCTCGAATGCGATAATCTCATAGCAACCCCTCACTTAGGTGCATCCACGGAAGAAGCACAGGTCAATGTAGCAGTATCAGTTGCAGAAGAGATCGTAGCTGTACTGAATGGCGGTGTTTCCAAGAATGCGATCAATATACCATCTGTCAAGCCTGAGGTCATGTCCGTGCTTGCACCGTACATCCAGCTTGCTGAGACGATGAGCAAAGCCTGCGCACAGTTACTTGGAAAGAACTATGAGAAGATCGAGATCTCATACCAGGGAGACATCGCGGGGAAAGACACAAGGCCTATTACCGTCGCTGCCGTGAAAGGCATGCTGCAGGTAGCTCTTGGGTCAGCCGTCAACTATGTCAACGCAAACAGCCTTGCAAAATCCAGAAAGGTAGAGGTCATCGAGAGCAAATCACAGACTTCGGATGAATACGCCTCCATTGTCAAGATAAGGATCACAAAGGGTAATGAGAGCCAGTCCATTACAGGTACGGTCATTGGCAACGCTGCCAAGATAATCGGGATCAATGGCGAGAACGTCGACCTGGCACCAGCCGGATACATAATTGTGGCAACTCACATCAATAAGCCCAATGTGATAGGACCCTGCTGTATCGTACTGGGAAAGAATAACATCAATATTTCAGGTATGCAGGTTGGCAGAGTGCCAATCGGAGAAGTAACTATTATGGCATTGAATGTAGATTCCGAAGTCCCTGAGCCCATCCTTAAGGAGATGAGGGCCGTTGAAGGGATCATTGATGCCAAGCTTATTAAACTCTGA
- a CDS encoding 50S ribosomal protein L18e, which translates to MSKSTRAKITRKTNPRIPQLINDLKQGSRDNEVMVWRDIAKRLEAPRQNYAEVNLSKISRYAQDNETVLIPGKVLGSGLIGKAVNVAALSFSTTAKDKITGLGGKCMTIEQLLAENPKGSGVRILQ; encoded by the coding sequence ATGAGCAAGAGTACACGAGCTAAAATCACTAGAAAGACAAACCCAAGGATCCCGCAACTGATCAATGATCTGAAGCAGGGCTCCCGTGATAACGAGGTCATGGTCTGGAGAGACATAGCCAAGAGGCTTGAAGCACCCAGGCAGAACTATGCTGAGGTAAACCTTAGTAAGATCAGCAGGTATGCACAGGACAATGAGACAGTCCTCATACCAGGTAAAGTACTTGGCTCCGGCCTTATAGGCAAGGCAGTGAATGTGGCAGCATTAAGCTTCAGCACTACTGCGAAGGACAAGATCACCGGTCTTGGTGGAAAGTGCATGACCATAGAACAGCTCCTTGCAGAGAATCCCAAGGGCTCCGGAGTAAGGATTTTACAGTAG
- a CDS encoding LSU ribosomal protein L13P: protein MTVIDAEGLIMGRLASVVAKKLLTGEEIDIVNAEKAVISGSKATTLKEYDETLTRGSREFGPHFPKRPDRILKRTIRGMIPHKRMRGRDAMGRLKVYVGVPIELRGAEITKVADADMNRLSSNKYLTLGDVSTKLGSKF, encoded by the coding sequence ATGACAGTTATAGATGCAGAAGGGCTCATTATGGGAAGGCTTGCCAGTGTTGTTGCAAAGAAGCTACTCACAGGCGAGGAAATAGACATAGTGAATGCAGAGAAGGCAGTCATATCCGGTTCCAAGGCAACCACCTTGAAGGAATATGACGAGACACTCACCAGAGGTTCAAGGGAATTCGGGCCTCATTTCCCGAAAAGGCCTGACAGGATATTGAAGAGGACGATCAGGGGAATGATTCCACATAAGCGCATGAGAGGACGAGATGCAATGGGGCGTCTGAAGGTATATGTAGGAGTTCCAATCGAGTTAAGGGGCGCAGAGATCACCAAGGTTGCAGATGCAGATATGAACCGCCTTAGCTCTAACAAATACCTGACTCTCGGAGATGTCAGCACTAAACTGGGTTCAAAGTTCTGA
- a CDS encoding SSU ribosomal protein S9P, with protein sequence MTTTNKVVTSSGKKKTAIARATVKKGTGRVRINKKPLEIYDPEFIKLKIDEAVLLAGEAVNSIDIDVTVNGGGIMGQASAVRTAIARGIVDWTNDTELRDAYMAYDRNLLVNDSRQKETKKFGGPGARSRYQKSYR encoded by the coding sequence ATGACTACTACTAATAAGGTTGTAACTTCATCCGGGAAGAAGAAGACAGCAATCGCCCGTGCGACTGTGAAGAAGGGGACAGGCAGGGTGCGCATCAACAAGAAGCCACTCGAGATCTACGACCCCGAGTTTATAAAACTGAAGATCGATGAAGCAGTCCTCCTTGCGGGAGAGGCTGTAAACAGCATTGACATCGACGTCACCGTTAACGGAGGCGGCATCATGGGTCAGGCAAGCGCGGTCAGGACAGCTATCGCAAGAGGCATCGTAGACTGGACCAACGACACTGAGCTCCGTGACGCATACATGGCATACGACCGTAACCTCCTGGTCAACGATTCCAGACAGAAGGAAACCAAGAAGTTCGGCGGACCTGGTGCACGTTCCAGATATCAGAAATCATACAGGTAA
- a CDS encoding DNA-directed RNA polymerase subunit N translates to MNEGEDAAKVLDSLGVTRYCCRRMILSHVELVDVLAPYQ, encoded by the coding sequence GTGAACGAAGGCGAAGACGCCGCCAAGGTACTTGATAGCCTTGGCGTTACACGCTACTGTTGCCGCAGAATGATACTTTCTCATGTGGAACTTGTAGACGTATTAGCTCCATACCAGTAA
- a CDS encoding DNA-directed RNA polymerase, subunit K → MNTEHYTRYEKARIIGARSLQISMGAPVLIDDPSTNSLYLAKREFELGATPITVKRKK, encoded by the coding sequence TTGAACACAGAACATTATACAAGATATGAGAAAGCAAGGATCATTGGAGCAAGGTCACTGCAGATATCAATGGGAGCACCAGTGCTCATAGATGACCCGAGTACAAATTCATTATATCTTGCTAAAAGGGAATTCGAACTGGGAGCTACTCCCATCACTGTAAAGAGAAAAAAGTAG
- a CDS encoding SSU ribosomal protein S2P, protein MDTTEDIKFTENEKVETTENSEEQKSTSLVPIDEYLAAGVHIGTQQKTENMMKFVYRVRTDGLYVLDIQATDERIKMAANFLSKYDPSRILVVSARQYGQFPAKMFAKAIGARSMVGRFIPGTLTNPTVEHFFEPDVIIVTDPTGDAQVIKEAVDINIPVVALCDTNNMTSDVDLVIPTNNKGRKALSLVYWLMAREISKANGSVFNYELESFEAGV, encoded by the coding sequence ATGGATACAACTGAAGATATTAAGTTCACTGAGAATGAAAAAGTAGAAACGACTGAAAACAGCGAGGAGCAGAAATCAACATCACTGGTCCCCATAGATGAGTATCTTGCAGCCGGAGTGCACATTGGTACCCAGCAAAAGACCGAGAACATGATGAAATTCGTGTACCGCGTCAGGACTGACGGACTGTATGTGCTGGATATCCAGGCAACAGACGAAAGAATAAAGATGGCTGCAAACTTCCTGTCCAAATACGACCCTTCAAGGATACTTGTGGTATCAGCCAGGCAATACGGGCAATTCCCTGCAAAGATGTTCGCAAAAGCCATCGGTGCAAGGTCAATGGTTGGAAGGTTCATCCCCGGAACCCTCACAAATCCGACAGTGGAACATTTCTTCGAGCCTGATGTGATCATAGTCACAGACCCTACCGGCGATGCACAGGTAATTAAGGAAGCAGTAGACATTAACATACCAGTAGTTGCACTCTGCGACACCAACAACATGACATCTGATGTGGACCTTGTGATCCCTACCAACAACAAAGGAAGAAAGGCGCTGTCACTCGTCTACTGGCTCATGGCAAGAGAGATATCAAAAGCCAATGGATCAGTTTTCAATTACGAGCTTGAAAGCTTTGAGGCAGGTGTCTGA
- a CDS encoding mevalonate kinase, which produces MITCSAPGKIYLFGEHAVVYGQSAICCAIDIRTRVQAERCDSIVIESVLGRTGIDYDIHPYVSKVIEKMQDHADIRGVKIRIDSNLPVGSGLGSSAAVTVAAIQALNHVFNCNLQLEEIATIGHGIEKEVQGNASPTDTYVSTMGGVVMIPQRRKLQALECTIVIGNTGRFSSTRELVASVARLKIEFPDIIDPILTNIGTMSLIAEEYVSRKEYATLGKLMNVNHGLLDAIGVSSAELSALVYAARSNGALAAKITGAGGGGCMVALSDEPGAQRIAKAISDSGAEAIITRNTHEGVRLETQK; this is translated from the coding sequence ATGATAACATGTTCTGCACCAGGGAAGATTTACCTTTTTGGAGAGCATGCAGTTGTTTACGGGCAGAGCGCAATCTGCTGTGCGATAGATATTCGCACCCGGGTGCAGGCAGAGAGATGTGACTCCATCGTCATTGAATCAGTGCTTGGCAGGACAGGCATCGATTATGACATCCACCCTTATGTTTCAAAGGTAATAGAGAAGATGCAGGACCACGCAGACATAAGGGGAGTTAAGATAAGGATCGATTCAAACCTCCCTGTTGGCTCCGGCCTGGGATCATCAGCTGCTGTTACGGTTGCAGCGATCCAGGCATTGAACCATGTGTTCAACTGCAACCTTCAACTTGAAGAGATCGCAACTATTGGGCATGGGATAGAAAAAGAGGTCCAGGGTAATGCCAGTCCCACGGATACCTATGTCAGCACCATGGGAGGCGTCGTCATGATACCCCAGCGCAGGAAACTGCAGGCCCTGGAATGTACAATCGTTATCGGCAATACAGGCCGGTTCTCATCGACCCGGGAACTGGTAGCAAGTGTCGCAAGACTGAAAATTGAATTCCCCGATATCATTGATCCCATACTTACAAACATAGGAACCATGTCCCTTATCGCTGAAGAGTACGTCAGCAGAAAAGAATATGCAACCCTCGGCAAGCTCATGAATGTGAACCACGGCCTTCTGGATGCTATTGGCGTGAGCAGTGCTGAACTCTCGGCACTTGTATATGCTGCACGCAGCAATGGCGCTTTGGCCGCCAAGATAACAGGGGCTGGTGGCGGAGGATGCATGGTCGCACTTTCTGACGAGCCGGGAGCACAGAGAATAGCAAAAGCCATCAGTGATTCAGGAGCTGAGGCCATTATTACAAGGAACACGCATGAAGGTGTCCGGCTGGAGACACAGAAATGA
- a CDS encoding aspartate/glutamate/uridylate kinase, which produces MKKTSHQSITVLKIGGSVITDKSTDEGTARVEEIRRIASEIALSDTRLVIVHGAGSFGHPQAKRYGLTGKFDPLGSIITHVSVKELNRIVVDALNDAGVKAVGVHPMNSIVCDNGRIKEMFLEQIHIMLDNGFVPVLHGDVVMDAALGTCVLSGDRIVPYLASELGAGRIGIGSAENGVLDGNGNTIKIISATNFEHIKQFIGGSANTDVTGGMLGKVLELLELSDTSDITSYIFNAGNAGNIAGFLQGENIGTAISKTEYSGAGL; this is translated from the coding sequence ATGAAAAAGACAAGTCACCAAAGCATCACTGTACTGAAGATAGGTGGAAGTGTCATCACAGATAAAAGCACGGATGAAGGCACTGCCAGGGTAGAAGAAATCAGGCGTATTGCCAGTGAGATCGCCCTGTCGGATACACGACTTGTGATCGTACACGGTGCAGGCTCTTTCGGCCACCCCCAGGCAAAGCGCTATGGACTTACGGGTAAATTTGACCCTCTTGGCTCGATAATAACCCATGTTTCCGTCAAAGAGCTGAACAGGATAGTTGTCGATGCCCTTAATGATGCTGGTGTGAAAGCTGTGGGAGTACATCCCATGAACTCCATTGTTTGCGACAATGGCAGGATAAAGGAAATGTTCCTTGAACAAATACACATAATGCTTGATAACGGCTTTGTACCGGTATTGCATGGTGATGTAGTAATGGATGCGGCACTTGGGACCTGCGTCCTCTCAGGTGACCGGATAGTACCCTACCTTGCATCAGAACTGGGTGCAGGGCGCATCGGGATAGGAAGCGCCGAGAACGGAGTGCTTGACGGGAACGGCAACACGATAAAGATTATCAGTGCTACCAATTTTGAACATATCAAACAGTTCATAGGTGGTTCTGCAAATACTGATGTGACCGGAGGCATGCTGGGAAAGGTACTTGAGCTTCTAGAACTTAGTGATACATCAGATATAACTTCATATATATTCAACGCAGGTAATGCAGGAAATATCGCAGGCTTCCTCCAGGGAGAGAACATTGGCACTGCTATCTCAAAAACAGAATATTCGGGAGCAGGATTATGA
- a CDS encoding isopentenyl-diphosphate delta-isomerase → MSTSQRKIEHLQLCAASPVESRKIKAGFEDIMLVHRALPEMGMDDIDLSAEFLGRKMNAPFMIASITGGHPDTIPINAALARAAEYLGIGIGVGSQRAAIEDPSQEASFRVVRDEAPDAFVYGNIGAAQIKQYGIEGLEKIIEMIDADAMAIHLNFLQEAIQPEGDKNASGALESIREICSLKIPIIVKETGAGISHEDALLLKKAGVSAIDVGGVGGTSWSGVEVYRARSREDMRSELIGELFWDFGIPTVPSIIECSVSLPVIATGGIRSGLDIAKSIAMGASVASAALPFVAPAMKGEEEVIESISLMIDELKVAMFLCGCRDVKKLHSAPAIVTGWTREYIELRGFDAKELALRSESSELQIV, encoded by the coding sequence ATGAGCACTTCCCAGAGAAAGATAGAACACCTCCAGTTATGTGCGGCAAGCCCGGTGGAGTCAAGGAAAATAAAAGCCGGATTTGAAGATATCATGCTCGTTCACCGGGCGCTCCCGGAGATGGGAATGGATGACATTGACCTTTCCGCAGAGTTCCTTGGAAGGAAAATGAATGCACCATTCATGATAGCTTCCATTACCGGAGGCCATCCTGACACAATACCCATCAATGCCGCACTCGCACGGGCTGCAGAATATCTGGGCATTGGAATCGGAGTCGGCAGCCAGAGAGCTGCTATTGAGGATCCTTCACAGGAAGCTTCTTTCAGGGTGGTCAGGGATGAGGCACCGGATGCTTTTGTATATGGCAATATAGGTGCCGCGCAGATCAAGCAGTACGGTATTGAAGGCCTAGAAAAGATAATAGAGATGATAGATGCCGATGCCATGGCAATACACCTGAACTTCCTGCAGGAGGCTATACAGCCGGAAGGCGATAAGAACGCATCCGGTGCACTTGAGAGCATCCGGGAGATATGCTCGCTTAAGATTCCCATTATCGTTAAAGAAACAGGTGCCGGTATTTCACACGAAGATGCCCTGCTACTGAAGAAGGCAGGCGTCTCAGCCATAGATGTAGGAGGTGTCGGTGGGACCAGCTGGTCAGGTGTGGAAGTATACCGTGCCAGGTCAAGAGAGGACATGCGCTCCGAACTGATCGGGGAATTGTTCTGGGATTTCGGAATACCCACCGTACCCAGTATAATAGAGTGCAGTGTGTCCCTGCCGGTTATTGCAACCGGCGGTATAAGGTCTGGATTGGATATCGCTAAATCGATTGCCATGGGCGCCTCTGTGGCAAGTGCTGCGTTGCCGTTCGTAGCACCTGCAATGAAAGGAGAAGAAGAGGTTATTGAAAGCATCTCACTCATGATCGATGAGCTTAAGGTGGCAATGTTCCTTTGTGGTTGCAGGGATGTGAAAAAGCTGCACTCTGCACCAGCGATAGTAACCGGCTGGACCAGAGAGTACATAGAGCTGCGCGGTTTTGACGCAAAAGAACTCGCACTCAGATCTGAGAGCAGTGAGCTTCAGATCGTTTGA